In Nocardia sputorum, a single genomic region encodes these proteins:
- a CDS encoding ComF family protein has protein sequence MRTLLDLVLPAACAGCGRPGAEWCAACAATLSGPPVRVWPRTDPGVPCWALGPYAGPARRAVLAAKERGRRDLATPLGAALAGALAELRSPRLPLVLVPAPSRGMAARRRGGDPVSRAAAVAVRWLPNSQLMPLLRMGRGVRDSVGLTPAERARNLKGRVTTAPGPATDWGVPANAEVVLVDDVLTTGATARESVRALERAGLPTRGVLVTCAA, from the coding sequence ATGCGAACCCTGCTCGATCTGGTGCTGCCCGCCGCCTGCGCGGGCTGCGGACGTCCCGGAGCCGAGTGGTGCGCCGCCTGCGCCGCCACGCTGTCCGGCCCGCCGGTGCGAGTGTGGCCGCGCACCGATCCCGGCGTTCCGTGCTGGGCGCTCGGGCCGTACGCCGGGCCCGCGCGGCGGGCGGTGCTCGCCGCCAAGGAACGGGGGCGGCGGGATCTGGCGACGCCACTCGGCGCGGCGCTGGCGGGCGCGCTCGCCGAGTTGCGTTCGCCACGCCTGCCGTTGGTGCTGGTGCCCGCACCCAGCAGAGGCATGGCGGCGCGCCGCAGGGGTGGTGATCCGGTATCGCGGGCGGCCGCGGTAGCTGTGCGATGGCTGCCGAACAGCCAGCTGATGCCCCTGTTGCGGATGGGGCGAGGGGTGCGTGATTCGGTGGGCTTGACACCCGCCGAGCGGGCTCGCAACCTGAAGGGGCGGGTGACCACGGCCCCCGGTCCTGCTACCGACTGGGGAGTACCGGCGAATGCCGAGGTGGTGCTGGTCGACGACGTTCTGACCACCGGTGCGACGGCCCGCGAGTCGGTGCGTGCGCTGGAGCGCGCCGGATTGCCGACACGTGGCGTTCTGGTTACGTGTGCTGCTTGA
- a CDS encoding MAB_1171c family putative transporter, whose amino-acid sequence MTSPIPAPIAIPLIVFVAVVVLGRCLLLHRATVDRLLNRAMLWGVATLILLERGIAPLIGSLLHQLSMATLLMEVAGLYGAARLWSGADPTHAAARQRVYDLAGLAGGAIILAVGTEARQGGRLLGQALDWPTAVVWSILWIPLVAVGRLAWRAAVRELRSSESSTAERIVYGTLLTTLVVGSGGLVFSAVQLTGPGASADPAMVRWAAPTFAASALGAALLAVPLIGSLRARAGWDRAGRYCRRLRPLWRDLTAAVPEVVLAPDHAVAESDARLLRMTVEIRDALMHLRHYLPGDAGDADQVAQIRRAIAARSSGAAVRPRRSHDPAGLPVGDIDSDLRLLLELARRWPASGVSAKISGHPAGEPNARRSGDGWCLFRQARRIRP is encoded by the coding sequence GTGACCTCGCCGATCCCGGCGCCCATCGCGATACCGCTGATCGTCTTCGTCGCGGTGGTCGTCCTCGGGCGATGCCTCCTGCTGCACCGAGCCACGGTCGACCGTCTGCTCAATCGGGCCATGCTGTGGGGTGTCGCCACGCTGATCCTGCTCGAGCGCGGCATCGCGCCGCTGATCGGGAGTCTGCTGCACCAGCTTTCGATGGCGACACTGCTGATGGAGGTGGCCGGTCTCTATGGTGCGGCCCGGCTGTGGTCGGGCGCCGACCCTACGCACGCAGCGGCTCGACAGCGGGTGTACGACCTGGCCGGGCTGGCCGGAGGCGCGATCATCCTGGCCGTCGGCACCGAGGCGCGGCAGGGCGGCCGGCTGCTGGGGCAAGCCCTGGACTGGCCGACGGCGGTGGTCTGGTCGATCTTGTGGATTCCGCTGGTCGCCGTTGGACGGCTGGCCTGGCGCGCGGCAGTGCGCGAACTGCGCTCGAGCGAATCCTCCACCGCCGAACGCATCGTCTACGGCACCCTGCTGACGACCCTGGTCGTCGGTTCCGGCGGCTTGGTCTTCTCCGCGGTGCAGCTCACCGGGCCGGGCGCGAGCGCGGACCCGGCCATGGTGCGTTGGGCCGCACCGACTTTCGCCGCCTCGGCACTCGGCGCGGCGCTGCTCGCCGTGCCGCTGATCGGTTCGCTGCGGGCCCGCGCGGGCTGGGACCGGGCCGGACGGTACTGCCGCCGCCTGCGGCCGCTCTGGCGCGATCTCACCGCCGCGGTACCCGAGGTCGTGCTCGCGCCGGATCATGCCGTGGCCGAATCCGACGCGCGGCTGCTCCGCATGACGGTCGAGATCCGCGACGCCCTGATGCACCTGCGGCACTACCTGCCGGGCGACGCGGGCGATGCCGACCAGGTAGCACAGATCCGGCGGGCCATCGCCGCCAGATCGAGCGGGGCCGCCGTGCGACCGCGGCGGTCGCACGATCCGGCGGGACTGCCGGTCGGCGATATCGACTCGGATCTGCGACTGCTGCTCGAGCTGGCACGCCGGTGGCCTGCGAGCGGCGTTTCGGCGAAAATCTCCGGGCATCCGGCCGGTGAGCCGAATGCCCGGAGAAGTGGGGACGGGTGGTGTCTGTTTCGTCAGGCCAGGCGGATCAGGCCGTAG
- a CDS encoding acetyl-CoA C-acyltransferase, whose protein sequence is MATKAARRAVIVSGARTPFVRAFTGYTTMDSIALADAAVRGLLERTGLPGAQVEAIVWGGVILPGAAPNIAREIALDLRLDPGCEGYTVTRACASGLQAVTSAAAAIERGEYDIMIAGGSDSTSNAEVKLPQKVVHAAAPLALGKPKPKDYLSAVARLAPFTDLLPSRPKIAERTTGEVMGESAEKMARIHGVSRADQDEFAARSHHRAAAAIDSGRFDDEVLRVRTPEDVEIQRDGLVRGDTSVAKLAALKPVFAADGSVTAGNASPLTDGAAAVLLMSEEKAYALGYRPLAAFRSWSYVSVDPTDQVLIGPAISMPRALEKAGMSLGDADLVDIHEAFAAQTLAVLTALASDEWAKTRLDRDTAVGEVDIDKLNVHGGSISLGHPFGATGARMVTTMASELARTGKETALLGICAAGGIGASAVLERV, encoded by the coding sequence ATGGCCACCAAAGCTGCTCGCCGTGCCGTGATCGTGTCCGGTGCGCGCACGCCGTTCGTGCGGGCGTTCACCGGGTACACCACGATGGACTCCATCGCACTGGCCGACGCCGCGGTGCGGGGACTGCTGGAGCGGACGGGGCTGCCCGGCGCGCAAGTGGAGGCGATCGTCTGGGGCGGCGTCATCCTGCCCGGGGCGGCGCCGAACATCGCCCGCGAGATCGCGCTGGACCTGCGGTTGGATCCCGGCTGTGAGGGCTACACCGTGACCAGGGCCTGCGCCTCCGGCTTGCAGGCGGTCACCTCGGCGGCGGCCGCGATCGAGCGCGGCGAATACGACATCATGATCGCGGGCGGTAGCGATTCCACCTCCAATGCCGAGGTCAAGCTGCCGCAGAAGGTGGTGCACGCGGCGGCGCCGCTGGCGCTGGGCAAGCCGAAGCCGAAGGACTACCTGTCCGCGGTCGCGCGGCTGGCGCCTTTCACCGATCTGCTGCCGAGCCGGCCGAAGATCGCCGAGCGCACCACCGGCGAGGTGATGGGCGAGTCGGCCGAGAAGATGGCGCGCATCCACGGCGTGAGCCGCGCGGACCAGGACGAGTTCGCCGCCCGCTCGCACCACCGCGCCGCGGCCGCCATCGACTCGGGCCGCTTCGATGACGAAGTGCTGCGCGTCCGCACCCCCGAAGACGTGGAGATCCAGCGCGACGGATTGGTGCGTGGCGATACCAGCGTCGCGAAACTGGCTGCTCTGAAGCCTGTTTTCGCCGCCGACGGCAGCGTGACCGCGGGCAACGCCAGCCCGCTCACCGACGGGGCCGCCGCGGTGCTGCTGATGAGCGAGGAGAAAGCGTATGCCCTGGGGTACCGGCCGCTGGCGGCGTTCCGGTCCTGGAGCTATGTGAGCGTCGATCCGACCGACCAGGTGCTGATCGGCCCCGCCATCTCCATGCCCCGCGCACTGGAGAAAGCCGGAATGTCGCTGGGCGACGCGGATCTCGTCGATATCCACGAGGCTTTCGCCGCCCAGACCCTGGCGGTGCTCACCGCGCTGGCCAGCGACGAATGGGCCAAGACCCGGTTGGATCGTGACACCGCCGTCGGCGAGGTGGACATCGACAAACTGAACGTGCACGGCGGCTCGATCTCGCTCGGTCACCCGTTCGGCGCGACCGGGGCGCGCATGGTGACCACGATGGCCAGCGAACTTGCCCGCACCGGTAAGGAGACCGCGTTGCTCGGCATCTGCGCCGCGGGCGGAATCGGCGCGTCGGCGGTGCTCGAACGCGTCTGA
- a CDS encoding helix-turn-helix domain-containing protein, whose amino-acid sequence MHSPSELSRQKRFGRIIKERRDELGLTQLQIGDLGGPSAPTIRKIEDGEAAISMQTLNKLDAPLRWLPGSAARTYAGGVPAADEPANAVRGVGDSVVAGPDAIRFEISDLTGLLASSGRLNDAVENGRTTDPQVIAAVAELNRVISKLSARYATAMLERNGGPGRQLHPLVEMAFAHLLAVPAEASDPGELQERRYRRWLAGRSEDIDAATEARFRARWLAANVATTTERNGE is encoded by the coding sequence ATGCATAGCCCTTCGGAGCTGTCGCGGCAGAAGAGATTCGGGCGAATCATCAAAGAACGCCGGGACGAGCTCGGTCTCACCCAGCTACAGATCGGCGACCTCGGGGGACCTTCGGCGCCGACCATCCGGAAGATCGAAGACGGCGAGGCGGCCATCAGCATGCAGACGCTGAACAAGCTCGACGCCCCGCTGCGCTGGCTGCCGGGCAGTGCCGCACGCACCTACGCCGGCGGCGTCCCCGCTGCCGACGAACCCGCGAACGCCGTGCGCGGCGTGGGTGACTCGGTCGTGGCCGGGCCGGACGCGATCCGCTTCGAAATCTCCGATCTCACGGGGCTTCTCGCGTCCTCCGGCAGGCTCAACGACGCCGTCGAGAACGGTCGCACCACCGACCCTCAGGTGATCGCGGCGGTCGCGGAACTCAACCGGGTGATCTCCAAGCTCTCCGCGCGGTACGCGACCGCCATGCTCGAACGCAACGGCGGCCCGGGCAGGCAATTGCATCCGCTGGTGGAGATGGCCTTCGCGCATCTGCTCGCGGTTCCCGCGGAGGCCAGTGACCCCGGTGAGTTACAGGAACGCCGGTACCGCCGCTGGCTGGCCGGTCGATCGGAGGACATCGATGCAGCGACCGAAGCCCGATTCCGCGCACGCTGGCTGGCGGCCAACGTGGCGACGACAACGGAGCGAAACGGCGAGTGA
- the lpqB gene encoding MtrAB system accessory lipoprotein LpqB: MTMRVGATRMRRLSVLVAAVLAVVVPLTSCASLPESSAPEALGTINREPTSEGPPPPVADRDPDLLLRDFLQATADPTNRHLAARQYMTPAASTQWDDAAGTVIVEKPDTLRESRSGDKANYLIRARKVGELSADGGYRPNDDIPFVENKIELTKINGQWRIDELPDGVVMDSTAFFKSYRRYVLYFIDPTGNLAAPDLRWMSVPKAQLAQRLLSSLLEGPQPALASVLRNELTPPIALRGTITKANGDPDGVGIGLGGVKIDFAGASALNPRERELLAAQVVLTLSSADILGPYMLLADGKPLDERFAANGWSVADVQQFNPVSSARNQAGLHALRGGGLVQIAANGGITPAPGYFGAVTNLQSATLSPDGQLVAAVAEAARPPGVPSRTLMVGTYGGNAFPVAEGFTISRPSWTADGSAAWAVVDGERVIRAVTDRGTGNVSVQNVDISGLTAASSATAPRLPITELRVSRSGVRAAMIADGRVYVAVVVPQPDGKLALTSALPVGVGLSTAAVSVDWLDADTIVIAREGNVDPVSTVSVDGSEPTPLTSQNLTAPVRSVSASPDHQYVADSRAVLELTSAPDQGQPYWREVPGLGANAVPVLPG; encoded by the coding sequence ATGACAATGCGTGTCGGAGCTACGCGGATGCGGCGACTGAGCGTGCTTGTGGCGGCGGTGCTGGCGGTCGTGGTGCCGCTCACGAGCTGCGCCAGCCTGCCGGAGTCCTCCGCGCCGGAGGCGCTGGGCACCATCAACCGGGAGCCCACCTCCGAGGGGCCGCCGCCACCGGTCGCCGACCGCGATCCCGATCTGCTGCTGCGTGACTTCCTCCAGGCCACCGCCGATCCCACCAACCGGCACCTGGCCGCCCGGCAGTACATGACGCCCGCGGCCTCCACCCAGTGGGACGACGCGGCGGGCACGGTCATCGTCGAGAAACCGGACACGTTGCGAGAGTCGCGCTCGGGAGACAAAGCCAACTACCTGATCCGCGCGCGCAAAGTCGGGGAGCTGTCCGCCGACGGCGGGTACCGCCCCAACGACGACATTCCCTTCGTCGAGAACAAGATCGAGCTGACCAAGATCAACGGCCAGTGGCGCATCGACGAATTGCCCGACGGCGTCGTCATGGACTCCACCGCGTTCTTCAAGTCCTACCGCCGCTACGTGCTGTACTTCATCGATCCGACCGGCAACCTGGCCGCCCCGGACCTGCGCTGGATGTCGGTGCCGAAAGCCCAGCTGGCCCAGCGATTGCTCAGCTCGCTGCTCGAGGGGCCGCAGCCCGCGCTGGCGTCGGTGCTGCGCAACGAGCTGACGCCGCCGATCGCGCTGCGCGGGACGATCACCAAGGCCAACGGTGACCCCGACGGCGTCGGCATCGGGCTCGGTGGTGTCAAGATCGACTTCGCCGGCGCGTCGGCGCTGAACCCGCGCGAGCGCGAACTCCTGGCCGCACAGGTGGTGCTCACGCTGTCCAGTGCCGACATCCTCGGCCCGTACATGCTGCTCGCCGACGGCAAGCCGCTGGACGAGCGATTCGCCGCGAACGGCTGGAGCGTGGCGGACGTGCAGCAGTTCAATCCGGTCTCCTCCGCGCGCAACCAGGCCGGGCTGCACGCGCTGCGTGGCGGCGGGCTGGTCCAGATCGCCGCCAACGGCGGCATCACTCCCGCGCCCGGCTACTTCGGCGCGGTGACGAACTTGCAGTCGGCGACGCTCTCGCCGGACGGTCAGCTGGTGGCCGCGGTGGCGGAAGCCGCACGACCGCCTGGCGTGCCGTCGCGCACCCTGATGGTCGGCACATACGGTGGCAACGCCTTTCCGGTGGCCGAAGGCTTCACCATCTCCCGGCCGTCGTGGACCGCGGACGGCAGCGCGGCGTGGGCGGTGGTCGACGGTGAGCGGGTAATCCGCGCGGTCACCGATCGGGGGACGGGGAACGTGTCGGTGCAGAACGTCGACATCTCGGGGCTGACGGCGGCGTCCTCGGCCACGGCACCCCGGCTGCCGATCACGGAACTGCGCGTCTCGCGTTCCGGGGTGCGCGCGGCGATGATCGCGGACGGCAGGGTGTACGTCGCCGTCGTGGTGCCCCAACCCGACGGAAAGCTGGCGCTGACCTCGGCGCTTCCCGTGGGGGTCGGGCTCAGCACGGCCGCGGTGTCGGTCGATTGGCTCGACGCGGACACCATCGTCATCGCCCGCGAGGGCAATGTGGACCCGGTCAGCACGGTCTCGGTCGACGGCTCGGAGCCGACGCCGCTGACGTCGCAGAACCTGACGGCGCCGGTGCGTTCGGTGAGCGCGAGCCCGGATCATCAGTACGTCGCAGACTCGCGCGCGGTGCTGGAGCTGACCTCCGCTCCCGACCAAGGGCAGCCCTATTGGCGCGAGGTGCCGGGGCTGGGCGCGAACGCCGTCCCTGTGCTGCCTGGGTAG
- the hpf gene encoding ribosome hibernation-promoting factor, HPF/YfiA family encodes MVVKGRNVEVPDHFRVYVAEKLSRLERFDPSIFLFDVELFHERNRRQRKNCQRVEITARGKGPVVRAEACADSFYAAFESVTAKLESRLRRTKDRRRVHYGDKTPLSVAQATADLVDDSLFERLGESGAAHAHEEEGREPDYEAGPGHIVRTKVHSATPMSVDDALYQMELVGHDFFLFQDKETDRPSVVYRRHAFDYGLIRLA; translated from the coding sequence ATCGTGGTGAAGGGCCGCAACGTCGAGGTGCCCGATCACTTTCGTGTTTACGTCGCGGAAAAACTCTCCCGATTAGAACGCTTCGATCCATCGATCTTCCTCTTCGACGTCGAGCTGTTCCACGAGCGCAACCGCCGTCAGCGCAAGAACTGCCAGCGCGTCGAAATCACCGCGCGCGGAAAGGGTCCCGTCGTGCGGGCGGAGGCGTGCGCCGACAGCTTCTACGCCGCCTTCGAGTCGGTGACCGCGAAGCTGGAGAGCCGGCTGCGCCGCACCAAGGATCGGCGCCGGGTGCACTACGGCGACAAGACGCCGCTGTCGGTCGCCCAGGCCACTGCCGATCTGGTGGACGACTCCCTGTTCGAGCGGCTCGGCGAATCCGGTGCCGCGCACGCGCACGAGGAGGAAGGGCGGGAGCCGGACTACGAAGCGGGTCCCGGGCACATCGTGCGCACGAAGGTGCACTCGGCGACGCCGATGTCCGTGGACGACGCTCTGTACCAGATGGAACTCGTCGGCCACGACTTCTTCCTCTTCCAGGACAAGGAGACCGACCGGCCTTCGGTGGTCTACCGGCGTCACGCCTTCGACTACGGCCTGATCCGCCTGGCCTGA
- the bluB gene encoding 5,6-dimethylbenzimidazole synthase, with product MSVYEAIRRRRDVRAEFTGELVDDATLWRLLDAAHRAPSVGNSQPWDFVVVREPATLREFAAHVAQKRAEFRDALPPERAATFEPIKIEGIVESGTGVVVCYDHDRGGPQVLGRATVPETGIYSAVLAIQNLWLAATAEGVGVGWVSFYDPVFLSGLIGLPEGVRTVAWLCVGPVREFQRVPDLERFGWRAGRPLTEAVHRETYRG from the coding sequence CTGAGCGTCTACGAGGCCATCCGGCGGCGCCGCGACGTGCGCGCGGAGTTCACCGGCGAACTCGTCGACGATGCGACATTGTGGCGGCTGCTGGACGCCGCGCACCGGGCGCCGAGCGTGGGGAATTCGCAGCCCTGGGATTTCGTGGTGGTCCGCGAACCGGCGACGCTGCGCGAGTTCGCCGCGCACGTGGCACAGAAGCGCGCCGAGTTCCGCGACGCGCTGCCCCCGGAGCGCGCCGCCACCTTCGAGCCGATCAAGATCGAGGGCATTGTGGAGAGCGGCACCGGGGTGGTGGTCTGCTACGACCACGATCGCGGCGGACCGCAGGTGCTCGGTCGGGCGACGGTGCCCGAAACCGGCATCTACTCGGCGGTTCTGGCCATCCAGAATCTCTGGCTGGCCGCCACCGCCGAGGGCGTCGGCGTCGGATGGGTGTCGTTCTACGATCCTGTCTTCCTGTCCGGCCTGATCGGACTCCCGGAGGGCGTCCGTACGGTTGCCTGGCTCTGCGTGGGGCCGGTGCGCGAATTCCAGCGCGTTCCCGATCTCGAGCGCTTCGGCTGGCGCGCCGGAAGACCGCTCACAGAGGCGGTGCACCGCGAGACCTATCGCGGGTGA